The genomic region AGGTCCCTGGCGTTAACGTTGCTGTTACGTTGCTCGGTATTGTTATTGTCAAGGTCCCTGGCGTTGTTGATGATGCGAAGGTCTCATAAACAATCTGCCCAGTGGCTGGGTTAATTAGGTACACGTAGGCCTCTGGATTACCGACAGCACTCACACTCACCGTTAATGTCGCGGTGGTGTTGGCCGTTATGCTTGTCGGTGATACTGAGGTTATGCTCGGTATTAGGTTAATTGGTACTGACGTCACGCCTAACCTAACGAAGATCTGGTTGAACCAGTACGTGTAGTTATATGGATATCCACTCCAACTAACGAGTATTGCCGACTGCGGTGTTACTGTGGTTATGCTCTTGAGTATGTAAGGTCCATTACTAATCCAGAGGTTGCCATATGTGTTGTAGAAGTTAAGTGCGTCCTCATAATCCTGTATAGCAGTGGCTGTTGCATTGGTACCGAGGAAGTTGTAACCATTAACCACAGCCCATGAGCCATTATCCCATATGTACCCAGTCTTAATCCAGTCCTCAAGCACGCTGGCTAAGTACTGGTTGAACTGTGGTGATCTGAAGTCTGCCTGTGGTATGCTCAGTGATTGAGCCTCACCACTCGTGAATGCGTACTTACCCTGCTGATAAGCGTAGAACTCAAGGGCTAATACGACCCATGGATTGGCGAATGTTGGGAAGCCAGGCGCGTAGTAAGCAGCCACAAAGTTAGGGTCTGGGAACCAGTAGTTACCGTAGATGACCACCGTGCCATTCGGGAAGAACTGCATACCAACGATGGTACTCACGGTTGGTGCTATTATGCCACCAACATCACTCGCCGTAGCCTGGTTGGGTCCTAGGTCTGGTGCGCCGGTTGTCGTTGTTGCCGCCAGGTCGAACCACGTGTAATAGTAGAAGATAATGTCTGCCATGCTTATTGGCTGACCATCCTGCCAATAATGACCGAGCCAAGTGCCGTTGAAGTACAGGTAAACGATTGACTTTGCGTACTGTCCGGGACCAACATCCTGCCAACGCTCAGCAGTGGCATTCCAAATGACCGCATTGGGCGGTACTGGGAATACCGCTGAGCCATTCGGGCTAATAATCGCGTTCCAGGCACCCCTAAGCGGCATTGGTTCGCCAGTGAATGGGTTGTAGAAGGCGAATGGGTCGCTCGTGAACTCTTGGATAACATCGTATGAATAGGTGTCTATTGAGACGAACCATCCGAAGTTATTCCATGGGAATTCACTAACGTGGAACATACCGACATTAAGCACGTTGGGGTGAGTGGTTGAGTATGCGAACTTAATGCCTAGGGGCCACTCAAGGCCGAAGATGCTGGGCATCCAGTTGGTTAGGTTCTGTATTGGGTATGGGAATGTGGCTGCCACTAGCCAAACCCTAACCGCCTGCTGGAAGCAGTCATAGAGGGCTGTCTTTGAGTAGCTCTCGAATTGCTGAAGTGATGTGAAATTACCTGTGGCGGCCCACGTGGTTAATTCGTCAATCGTGGAGTTTGCATATTGCCAATAACCAGGGACGCCCCAACCAGGCATGTCTCCAGTCCATGAGGCACAGAATGAGGCGCCAGCGTAGGTGTCCCAGGGCTCTGGGTATATCGTCCAAGCCTCGGTGTATATTTGCCACTCCATCTGTGCTGGGTTCGAACCATAGACTATTGTCAGTGCCTGTGATAGGTCGCCATATATTGGTTTAACCGTGAAGCCAAGACTCTGAAGTTCTGACATGAACATCTGACCAATGGCATATCTGAATGGGTCATCCTTTCTAATGAAGAATATTATTGTGACGGGTTGCGGTGTCGTGCTGTTTGGCGGTATGTAGTACCACTGGTGGTTGATGTATAGTATCCTGCCAACCCATGGGTTATACATACCGTCAAAGTTTGGCGTCGTGTTTATTGCCTGGAAGAGGGCGAATATTGATTGATTGACGTAGGTCGGGTCATAGTGGATATTGGCCTGAACAATCATTGGTTGTATCAAAAGCTGGCTATCTATTGCGAATGGACCTGGCCAGTCATATACGGGTGTTGCATAGCCTGAGAATACCTGTGTAATTATCGCGTGCCTATCGACTAGGTAATTCATTAAGTATCTAAATTGCCAATAGGCGAATGGGTTAAACGTGGTATTGCTTGGGTATGGGTTGAAGAGTAAGTCATAGGCCGAAGTTATCGCGGGGCTAACCATTTGAATACCTGGCGTTGTACTCAATTGGGATAGGACGTTGGGCGGTAGCGCAAATGGGTTTAGGTAAATGTCTATTTTGCCTGACGTGAAGTATTGAACGGCCTCGGTTGGCGTAACCTCATATAAATTAACCGTCGATGGCATTGTCTGCTGGGCATAAACGATAAGGCTTAGTACTAGGAGCGCCGTTATTAACGCCGTTGCAGTTAGTACAAGTATTTTATTGCCGGTCTTCCTTTGTTTAGGCATATCAAGCTAACCTGAATTGAGCTTTTAAACTTTTCCATGTATATTAATTATTGATTCTGTAAATCCGATTATTAATAATGCAATTACTATTATAAATAATATTGTGAGTATAATTGTTAATGCATTAATTACCTCAGGCCTATAAATACTGATTATCGTAACCTCCCCATTACCAATTGATGTCAGGTTAAGCTCAGTTATTGTTGTAAAGTTCAGCTCCTTTAATTGATAAGGACCTAAATTAACCGTGTAGTAAAGCGTTAATGTTATGTTGGTTTCAGGTATCCACTTAACTACCGTTACATTAATATCTAAATTACTATCGTTTGTCTCTAAGATTAGAAATACAACCCCAGATGGGTTTACCGTAAATGAGCCGTTAATTGGCGGACCCTTATAATAATAGTTAATACTAAATGGATTTAATATTATGTACACGGCGAGGATTACCGTGATAGCGCCAATAATGTAGGCAGCAATTACAAACCTATTTCTAAGGATTTCACGAATCATCGCAAAGCACTTAATTTTAATTTTACACCTTTAACTTTGTCCTTCTCCAGAATCTCCTAGCTGGGTTCGTTAATA from Vulcanisaeta distributa DSM 14429 harbors:
- a CDS encoding ABC transporter substrate-binding protein, which gives rise to MPKQRKTGNKILVLTATALITALLVLSLIVYAQQTMPSTVNLYEVTPTEAVQYFTSGKIDIYLNPFALPPNVLSQLSTTPGIQMVSPAITSAYDLLFNPYPSNTTFNPFAYWQFRYLMNYLVDRHAIITQVFSGYATPVYDWPGPFAIDSQLLIQPMIVQANIHYDPTYVNQSIFALFQAINTTPNFDGMYNPWVGRILYINHQWYYIPPNSTTPQPVTIIFFIRKDDPFRYAIGQMFMSELQSLGFTVKPIYGDLSQALTIVYGSNPAQMEWQIYTEAWTIYPEPWDTYAGASFCASWTGDMPGWGVPGYWQYANSTIDELTTWAATGNFTSLQQFESYSKTALYDCFQQAVRVWLVAATFPYPIQNLTNWMPSIFGLEWPLGIKFAYSTTHPNVLNVGMFHVSEFPWNNFGWFVSIDTYSYDVIQEFTSDPFAFYNPFTGEPMPLRGAWNAIISPNGSAVFPVPPNAVIWNATAERWQDVGPGQYAKSIVYLYFNGTWLGHYWQDGQPISMADIIFYYYTWFDLAATTTTGAPDLGPNQATASDVGGIIAPTVSTIVGMQFFPNGTVVIYGNYWFPDPNFVAAYYAPGFPTFANPWVVLALEFYAYQQGKYAFTSGEAQSLSIPQADFRSPQFNQYLASVLEDWIKTGYIWDNGSWAVVNGYNFLGTNATATAIQDYEDALNFYNTYGNLWISNGPYILKSITTVTPQSAILVSWSGYPYNYTYWFNQIFVRLGVTSVPINLIPSITSVSPTSITANTTATLTVSVSAVGNPEAYVYLINPATGQIVYETFASSTTPGTLTITIPSNVTATLTPGTYELLLYAFTNVVTIPVQYVTSLTVSPPPPPPPPPPPPPKVTKAPTISTTLLIAIIVIIVVIIIAIGVWLAVRRRR